In the genome of Candidatus Anoxymicrobium japonicum, one region contains:
- a CDS encoding cysteine desulfurase NifS, with translation MDSIYLDNAATTKVRHEVREAFFEALERTFGNASSVHSAGQEAKKLLEESRERAASCIGAPAGDLIFTSGGTESDNFAVMGAGRVCRDKGAHIITSGIEHPAVLNACEALETEGFEVSYVPADSECIVDPERVREAMRPETVLVSVMLANNETGAIEPISEISAIAHEAGALFHTDAIQAAGKIPVNVDDLGVDLLSLSGHKIYGPKGVGALYVRSGTKLLPLLKGGHHEKSLRPGTENVPGIAAFATALELAVGELPGSAERLRALKEILASGICASIPAVRRNGSEEKSLPNILNMSFEGVDGESILLNLDLMGIAVSTGSACASGTIGPSHVLLAMGIAPRVAQSSVRFSFGRDNTEAEVKRVLELLPEVVARLRDLSTATVDK, from the coding sequence ATGGACAGTATTTATCTCGATAACGCGGCGACCACAAAGGTCAGGCATGAAGTGCGCGAGGCGTTCTTTGAAGCGCTCGAGCGGACATTCGGGAATGCGTCGAGCGTACATTCGGCAGGGCAGGAAGCGAAGAAGCTTCTCGAGGAATCAAGGGAGCGCGCGGCATCTTGCATTGGCGCCCCGGCCGGCGATCTCATTTTTACGAGCGGCGGGACCGAGAGCGACAATTTCGCCGTCATGGGCGCTGGGCGCGTTTGCCGCGACAAAGGCGCCCACATCATCACGTCCGGCATAGAACACCCCGCTGTTCTTAACGCCTGCGAAGCGCTCGAGACGGAAGGGTTCGAGGTAAGTTATGTCCCGGCCGACAGTGAATGCATCGTTGATCCCGAGCGCGTGCGTGAAGCGATGCGACCGGAAACGGTGCTTGTTTCCGTGATGCTCGCGAACAACGAAACGGGCGCTATCGAGCCTATCAGCGAGATCTCGGCGATAGCCCATGAGGCGGGAGCGCTCTTCCACACCGATGCTATCCAGGCGGCGGGAAAGATCCCGGTGAACGTGGACGACCTTGGGGTCGATCTTCTCTCGCTCTCGGGGCACAAGATATACGGTCCGAAGGGAGTGGGAGCTCTGTACGTAAGATCCGGCACGAAACTGCTTCCATTGCTCAAAGGCGGGCATCACGAGAAGTCACTGCGGCCGGGGACGGAAAACGTGCCAGGCATAGCGGCGTTCGCGACGGCGCTGGAGCTTGCCGTAGGTGAGCTGCCCGGTTCGGCGGAACGCTTGAGGGCGTTGAAGGAGATTCTGGCTTCAGGCATATGCGCCAGCATCCCGGCGGTACGCCGCAACGGGAGCGAAGAGAAGTCATTGCCTAACATACTGAACATGAGTTTCGAGGGAGTGGACGGGGAATCCATCCTGTTGAACCTCGACCTCATGGGCATCGCGGTGTCGACGGGGTCCGCATGCGCCTCGGGAACGATCGGTCCCTCGCACGTGCTGCTGGCCATGGGAATCGCGCCGCGGGTCGCGCAATCCAGCGTCCGTTTTTCTTTTGGACGGGACAACACGGAAGCCGAAGTGAAAAGGGTTCTCGAACTTCT